Below is a window of bacterium DNA.
AGGCGGCCTTCGCCCAGATCGAGCGGAAGTACGGCAAGGGCGCGATCATGCGCATGGGCGGGGAGGGCGAGCGCGACATAGACGTCATCCCCACCGGCTCCCTCTCCATAGACCGCGCCCTGGGCGTGGGCGGCCTTCCCCGGGGCCGGATCATCGAGATCTACGGCCCCGAGGCCAGCGGCAAGACCACACTCACACTGCACGTCATCGCCAGCGCCCAGAAGCTGGGCGGCATCGCGGCCTTCATTGACGTGGAGCACGCCCTGGACATAAATTACGCGAAAAACCTCGGCATCAACATCGAGGAGCTCCTGGTCAGCCAGCCCGACACCGGGGAGCAGGCGCTGGAGATAGTGGAGATGCTCGTCCGCTCGGGCGCCGTGGACCTCGTGGTGGTGGACTCCGTGGCGGCCCTGGTCCCCCGGGTGGAAATCGAGGGCGAGATGGGCGACAGCCACGTGGCCCTGCAGGCCCGGCTGATGAGCCAGGCCCTGCGCAAGCTCACCGGCGTGGTGAGCCGTTCCCACTGCTGCATCCTCTTCACCAACCAGATTCGCGAGAAGATCGGCGTGGTCTTCGGCAACCCCGAGGTCACCCCGGGCGGCCGGGCGCTCAAGTTCTACACCACGGTGCGCATGGAGGTGCGCCGCATCGGCTCCTTGAAGGTCGGCGGCGACAACATCGGCAACCGCAGCCGGGTCAAGGTGGTCAAGAACAAGGTCGCTCCGCCGTTCAAGGAGGCCGAGTTCGACATCATCTTCGGCCTGGGCATCAACCACGTGGGCGAGGTGATAGACCTCGGCGTGGA
It encodes the following:
- the recA gene encoding recombinase RecA encodes the protein MAEGTSGEKARNLEAAFAQIERKYGKGAIMRMGGEGERDIDVIPTGSLSIDRALGVGGLPRGRIIEIYGPEASGKTTLTLHVIASAQKLGGIAAFIDVEHALDINYAKNLGINIEELLVSQPDTGEQALEIVEMLVRSGAVDLVVVDSVAALVPRVEIEGEMGDSHVALQARLMSQALRKLTGVVSRSHCCILFTNQIREKIGVVFGNPEVTPGGRALKFYTTVRMEVRRIGSLKVGGDNIGNRSRVKVVKNKVAPPFKEAEFDIIFGLGINHVGEVIDLGVEAGVIEKSGSWFSYDGERLGQGKENVKEALDEKPEMLAAIEAKVRDFFGIPVQKGAAKPKKEADSE